CGGATCACCACGGCCAGCGTGCGGTGCATGCGGGGATTCAGGCGGCTGGTCTTCAGCTCCGGGTGGGCGCCGCGCCCCACCATCGACATGCCGGGCACGATGGCATAGCCCAGCCCCGCGGCCACCATCTCTTTCATCGCCTCGACGCTGCCCAGCTCCATCACTGGCTGCGGCTGCAGGCCACCGGCGGCGAACCAGCGGTCGACCAGCTTGCGCGTGTTGGCGGCGGGCTCGAACAGCACCAGCGGCAGCGCGCCCAGATCGGCCGGTGCCACCCTCGCCTTCAGCGGTGCGAGGTCCGCCCGGCCGATGGCGACGAACTCGTCGTCGAGCACCGGAATCACCGTCAATGAACGACCAGCCGCCGGCAGTGTGACCAGCGCAAGGTCGAGGCTGTTCTCCTCCACCTTGCGCGCCTGGTCTTCGGTGTTGCCGGTGCTGACCACTACGCCCAGCTCGGGGAACTGCTCGCGCAGGCTACGCAGCACGGCCGGAAGGAAATGCAGGCAGGCCGTCGCGCCGGTGCCAAGCCGCACGCGGCCCGCGATGCCGCTGGCGTGGTCGGCCAATGCATCGACGGCGTTCTCGACCGCGGTCTCGATGTGTTGCGCGTGGCGCAGCAGCTCCATGCCCGCTGGCGTGGACTTCGCGCGCTTGCCGACCCGCTCGACGAGGCGCACCGCTAGGTGGCGCTCCAGCTGGCGAATCTGCAGGCTCACGGCCGGCTGCGAGATGCCGAGCCGGTCGGCCGCCGCCGAGAAGCTGCCCGTTTCGATCACCAGCCCGAAGGACTTGAGCTGGTCGAGGTTCAGTGATTTATCCAAAGTATTTCTTATGCCTCGCATAGGTCAGCGAAGCTTCACTTATCAAGTGTGGATCGTCAAGATCGGGCCATGTCATCTCCATGCCTCACTTCCGCTACCGTTGAAATCCTCGACGCCGAGCCGCACCACATGGCCGCGGTGCAGGCCATCTACAGCCACTACGTGCTGCACGACCTGTGCTCCTTCGAGGAAGAAGTGCCCACCGTCGAGCAGATGCAGGCGCGCCGCACCGATGTGCTCCAGCGCGGCCTTCCCTACCTTGTCGCACTGAAGGACGGCCAAGTGGTCGGCTATGCCTATGCCACCGCCTACCGTGCCCGTTCCGCTTACCGCCACACAGTGGAAGACTCGATCTACGTCGCGCAAGGCATGCACGGCCATGGCATCGGCAAGGCACTGCTGCGCGAAGTGATCCGGCGCTGCACCGACGGCGGCTTCACGCAGATGGTGGCGTGCGTGGGCAACAGCGCCAACACAGGCTCGCTGCGGCTGCACGAAAGCCTGGGCTTCGAGCAGGTCGGCGTGCTGCGCGACATCGGCTTCAAGTTCGGGCAGTGGGTCGACACCGTGCTCCTGCAACGTGCATTGCGCTGAGCCCGCCCCGCAGCGCGGCTGGCTGGCGCTGCTGTGCACGAGCCGGCTGCTGCAGGCGATGATCGTCACGGCCTATTCCGGCGTGCTCCCTTTCATGATGGCCGACTGGCACATGACGGCCGCGCAGGCCGGCTCGATCCAGAGCGCCTGGCACGTGGGCTACATGAGCTCGCTGTTCGCCGTGGGCCTGCTGGCCGACCGCTACGGGCCGCACCGCATCTTTTTCGCCGGCAGCGCCATCAGCGCGATGGCGGCACTGGCCTTCGCCATCTTCGCGCGCGGCCATCTCTCGGCGATGCTGCTCTACGGCCTGGCCGGGCTGTGCGCGGGGGCCTCCTACACGCCGGGCCTGCAGCTGCTGGCGCGCAACGCCGAGCCCGCCGTGCGCGGACGTGCGATGGGCCTCTTCATCGGTTCGTCGTCGATGGGCTATGCGCTCTCGCTTGCGGTGGTGGCGGCATTCAGCCATCTGCAGCACTGGCGGCTGGGGCTGCTGGTCGCGGCGGGCTGCACCGTGGCGGGCGCATTGCTGACGCTGCAGGCGCTGCGCCGCATGCGGCCGCCTTTGGTGCCCGTGCCCGGCGCGATCCGCGAAGGCACCTGGCCCGCGCTGGCCGCCACGGTGCGCGACAAGCCCGCGATGGCGGGCAACTGGGCCTACGCCTTCCATTGCTGGGAGCTCATGGCGCTGTGGGCGTGGCTGCCGGCCTATCTGGTGGCGTCGTCGGGCACGACGACGTCGTGGCAAGGCGCGGGCATCGCGCTTGCCGCGCTGGCGCACCTCGTCAGCGTGTTCGGCAGCATCGCGGGCGGCGCGGCTTCCGACCGGCTCGGCCGCGCGCGGGTGATGATGATCGCCACCGTCGCGAGCCTGTGCATGTCCTTCGCCTTCGGCTGGATGTGGAGCTGGCCGCTGTGGCTGCTGGCAGCAGCCGCCGCCGTCTACAACCTGCTCGCCATTGCGGATTCTTCGGTCTACTCGACCGCGCTGGCCGACGTGGTGGCGCCGCACCGGCTGGGCGTGGCGTACTCGGTGCGTTCGGTGATGGGCTTCGGCGCGGGTGCGCTCAGTCCGTGGGTGTTCGGCCTTGCGCTGGACTGGGGGCAGACGCGCTTCGGCCTGGGCAGCACGCACGGCTGGGTGGCAGCGTGGAGTTCGG
This is a stretch of genomic DNA from Variovorax paradoxus. It encodes these proteins:
- a CDS encoding LysR family transcriptional regulator yields the protein MRGIRNTLDKSLNLDQLKSFGLVIETGSFSAAADRLGISQPAVSLQIRQLERHLAVRLVERVGKRAKSTPAGMELLRHAQHIETAVENAVDALADHASGIAGRVRLGTGATACLHFLPAVLRSLREQFPELGVVVSTGNTEDQARKVEENSLDLALVTLPAAGRSLTVIPVLDDEFVAIGRADLAPLKARVAPADLGALPLVLFEPAANTRKLVDRWFAAGGLQPQPVMELGSVEAMKEMVAAGLGYAIVPGMSMVGRGAHPELKTSRLNPRMHRTLAVVIRRDKPVNKALRVVLDAIVAAGKKPGRR
- a CDS encoding GNAT family N-acetyltransferase; this encodes MSSPCLTSATVEILDAEPHHMAAVQAIYSHYVLHDLCSFEEEVPTVEQMQARRTDVLQRGLPYLVALKDGQVVGYAYATAYRARSAYRHTVEDSIYVAQGMHGHGIGKALLREVIRRCTDGGFTQMVACVGNSANTGSLRLHESLGFEQVGVLRDIGFKFGQWVDTVLLQRALR
- a CDS encoding MFS transporter — protein: MHCAEPAPQRGWLALLCTSRLLQAMIVTAYSGVLPFMMADWHMTAAQAGSIQSAWHVGYMSSLFAVGLLADRYGPHRIFFAGSAISAMAALAFAIFARGHLSAMLLYGLAGLCAGASYTPGLQLLARNAEPAVRGRAMGLFIGSSSMGYALSLAVVAAFSHLQHWRLGLLVAAGCTVAGALLTLQALRRMRPPLVPVPGAIREGTWPALAATVRDKPAMAGNWAYAFHCWELMALWAWLPAYLVASSGTTTSWQGAGIALAALAHLVSVFGSIAGGAASDRLGRARVMMIATVASLCMSFAFGWMWSWPLWLLAAAAAVYNLLAIADSSVYSTALADVVAPHRLGVAYSVRSVMGFGAGALSPWVFGLALDWGQTRFGLGSTHGWVAAWSSVGLGALLGPLMIARFSRLHRAHAAAAH